One region of Diabrotica undecimpunctata isolate CICGRU chromosome 6, icDiaUnde3, whole genome shotgun sequence genomic DNA includes:
- the LOC140443000 gene encoding uncharacterized protein, with protein MFEVGDIMSYLSLLEKVTPVSSDATIEDVRKKINTLLSDYRKEQKKIKESKRSGAGADELYSPTSWVYYALQFLDKHEKPQTSHLSIIEKEVELPITIQPEQFSTPSTSSINSLYQEQLSKQQKRRRNWDDNATKQSKLLSLACSYLSKQGSNANLDIAKVWATKLEKLHPQQKLFAEKAINDILFEEEMGQLQRYSVRINEYIPSPTTSVYTYVPTPSPTSNTTLHTFHL; from the exons ATGCCACGATAGAAGACGTtcggaaaaaaataaatacactcCTTTCTGATTATCGGAAGGagcagaaaaaaattaaagaatcaAAAAGAAGTGGTGCAGGAGCAGACGAGCTATATTCGCCCACATCCTGGGTATATTATGCATTGCAGTTTCTGGATAAGCATGAGAAACCACAAACTAGCCATTTATCAATAATTGAAAAGGAAGTTGAACTGCCAATAACAATACAG ccTGAACAGTTTTCGACACCGTCAACATCTTCAATAAATTCATTGTATCAAGAGCAGTTATCAAAACAACAAAAGAGAAGGCGTAATTGGGATGATAACGCTACGAAACAAAGTAAACTTTTATCCTTAGCATGTAGCTATTTATCAAAACAGGGTAGTAATGCCAACTTAGACATTGCCAAAGTTTGGGCtacaaaattagaaaaattaCACCCACAACAAAAATTATTTGCTGAAAAAGCTATTAATGATATCCTGTTTGAAGAAGAAATGGGCCAACTTCAACGATATTCTGTTCGAATAAATGAATATATACCATCCCCGACGACATCTGTGTATACTTATGTACCAACTCCATCACCAACATCAAATACTACTCTACACACATTTCATTTATAA